TGGCGGCCTCCCCGTCCGGCACGGCGGTGAACTCCCCCGGATTCCGCGCCACCCCGACCAGGGGGAAGCAGGTGCGTCCCTCCAGGGAGAAGCGCATGTCCGAGCCCTCGGGGGTGGTGAAGCGGCCCCGCTTGGCCCGGGTGAGGATGTCCGAGAGCTTGCGGGTGGTGCGCGCCACCTCGTCGTAGTCGGCGAGGGCGCCCCCGGCCACCATCATGTCCTCCCGCCAGCCCCACATGTCCAGGATGCGGGCGCCCTTCTTCAAGGCCGCCCGGGCGGTGTCGGTGTGGACCGTGGCGAAGCTCGTCTGGAGCACCACCACGTCCGAGGCCGCCATGGCCGCCCCCACCTGGGGCAGGGGGTCGACCCCCCCCATCTGGTGGGGCGGCATGTGCATGATGGCCAGCTTCGCCCCCGCCCCGCTCAGGGCGTGGGCCAGGGCCTCGGTGATGGAAGCGGGGCGGTCCGGATCGGTGACGAGGATGGCCCGCTCCCCCGGCTTCACGGCCAAGACCTGCTCCACCAGCCGGCGGGCCGTGGGGGCCATGTTGTATTTGATCATGGCGCTCTCTCCGCCGCGGGAGGCGTTTCGGGAATCCTTGGAAAATGAGCCGGATGAGAGGAAAATCCCCCAGTGCGGCCCATTATAGAAGCCCCCTCCGGGGGGCCGCAACCCGGGGGCGGAAGGCAAGGACACCTGAGGGCATTTTCTGTAGGGGCGGTTCGCGAACCGCCCCTACAGATTCGAATCGGCAAGGGACGTTTGTAGGGGCGTTCCATGGAACGCCCCTACGGGATACCTAAACCAACCACGTGGAAAGGACGATCATGCCCGGCCCCAAGACCCCCTGCCTGACGGTGGAACATCGAGATGGAGGGGGACGCCGTCCTCATCGAGCGCAGGCCCTCCCGCCCGGCTGGGCCCTGACCCTCCAGGGCCGCGGGGGAGAAAACCCCCGATGCGGCCGGGCTGGCCGGCACCATGAAAAGATCTGAGCCTGGGAATAAATGGGATATAGGGGTGTTAATTTCGCGGAAACAAAGATATTCCCGGGCCGGGTTGAATGTACAGGAGGGTGCGCGGAGCCATCGTGAAACTGGGCTTCAAGCCCCGCCGCCGCCCAAATCCCGGGAACCGGCGGGGGGAGACGCCGCGCGAGGCTGCCCCACCGCGTGCAATCTCTCCTCGGGAAATTCTGCTTCTCCGCCTACGCGACGTGCCCCTACTTCCCGGAGCGCGGGAGGGTGCGGGGGACAGAGGGCGAATCCATGGAAACCCAATGGGAAGCCCCTTCCATTGGAGGGAACGGTCCAGGAATGAAGCGCGTCTTGATCGTGGACGACGATATGCGAAGCCGGCTCCTGCTGATGGCCATGGTGGAGTACATGGGCCATGAGGCGGAGGACGCGCGGGACGGGTTCGAGGCGCTCGCCAAGGTGCGGCTGGGCTTCGACCTCGTGCTCCTCGACATCGTGATGCCCGGGATCGACGGGTTCGAAGTGGTCCGGCAGCTCCGCGAGGACCCCGAGACGGCCGACCTGCCCGTCCTCATGGTGACGGGGATGGACAGCAAGGAGGAGCGCATCCGCTCCATCCGGGTCGGGGCGAACGACTTCATCTCGAAACCGGTCGACTCCACGGAGCTCTCGGTGCGCATGTCCTTCCTCCTCAAGATGAAAGAGGCCCAGGACGAGATCAAGCGCACCCGCGCGGAGCTCCAGGAGATGCTCGAGAAGCGGACTTCCATCCTGCGCAAGTCGCTCGAGGAAATGGCCAACGCCCAGCGCATGGCCCACGAGGCGCAGCTGGAGACCATCCACCGTCTCGCCGTGGCCGCCGAGCTCAAGGACAAGGACACGGGGGCTCACATCAAGCGAATGAGCCGCTTCTCCTCCCTCGTCGCCCGCGGCCTGGGCCTCCCGCCGGGCGAGGTGGAGATGGTCTTCCGGGCGAGCCCGATGCACGACGTGGGGAAGCTGGGCATCCCCGACAAGAACCTGCTCAAGCCCGGCAGGCTCGACGAGGAGGAGTGGCGGGTGATGAAGCAGCACACCGTCATCGGCAGCCGCATCCTCGGGGGCTCCTCTTCGGATCTCTTGCGGGCGGGGGAGGTGATCGCCCTCTCCCACCACGAGCGCTGGGACGGGAGCGGCTACCCGGCCGGCCTGCGGGAGGAGGAGATCCCGCTGTGGGGGCGCATTTGCGCCGTGGCCGACGTCTTCGACGCCCTGACGAGCCCGCGGCCCTACAAGAAGGCCTTCCCCAATGAAGAGGCATACGCGCTCATGCAGGAGGGGCGCGGCACGCATTTCGACCCCCGCGTGCTCGAAGTCTTCTTCGATCGATTGGAGGAGGTCGAGGAAATCCAGGCGCGGCACAGGGATGAAGAACTGCTCTGCGGATTGGAGGGGTGATGCTCAAGCAGTGCTGCCATTGCTTCAAGATCCTGGGGACGGACGGGGGGTATCACAGCCTCGGGCTTCCGGGCCCGATCGCCGAGCTTTGGGTGAGCGACTCGCTCCGGAGATTCGTCCCCGTGTCCCACGTTGTTTGCGGCGACTGCCTCGATGGCCCGGCGGCCGCCTCCGCGGGCGGACCCGAGGCCGTCCGGCTTGAGACGTGCCCGTTGCAGGCCCACTCCGAAGATTTCGGGTTGCTGTGCTTCAACCCGGGCACCGGGGAAATCTTTGAACCGCCGGCCGAGGTGAAGCGGGACTTCTGCGACGGCACTTCACATTTCCGGGTTTGCCCGTTCTTCCGCATCTTCCGGGAGGCTCCGGAATCCCTCGGCCGTGGCGCCGCCGAAACGAGAAAGGGCGGCGCAGCCTGAAACGCCGCCCTTTGGGGGAATGTGAGCTTTCGTCGGCTCAGCCCCAATAATTCCTTCCACGCCGTCACTCGCTCTTTATTCTTTTAAAGGCCCCCCAGGCGGAATCAAGGACTCCGCCAAGAAGCGGCCTCGACTCTTATCTGAAAGTAGGGGCGAGGCATGCCTCGCCCCTACGGACGAAATGCGCGGAACCGCATTGAGGGACGACCCCATGCCCGGCCTCAAGACCCCCTACCTGACGGTGGACGTGATCATCGAGATGGAGGGGGGCGTGGTCCTCATCGAGCGCAAGAACCCGCCCCCCGGCTGGGCCCTCCCCGGGGGCTTCGTGGACTACGGCGAAACCCTGGAAGAGGCGGCCGTCCGGGAGGCCAAGGAGGAAACCTCGCTCGACGTCGAGCTCCTCCGCCAGTTCCACGCCTACAGCGACCCCCGCCGAGACGCCCGCCAGCACAACGTCACCGTGGTCTTCCTCGCCCGGCCCGTGGGAGGCGCCCTCCGGGGCCGGGACGACGCCCGCCGCGCCGCCGTCTTCCGGCGGGAGGACCTCCCTCCCCTGGCGTTCGATCATGGCGAGATTCTGAGGGATTATTTCGAGGGAAGGTATCCGTAGGGGCGCGCGGCCGCGCGCCCCTACAAAGCCATCACGGCCCCCCCTCGCCCCACCCCCCGCCCCTCGTGTTACCATGGCCGTAGCGGCCCCGGGCGGGGCCGGAAGCCTTTGGGGAGATCGCCCGTGCTTCGCACGCTCTTCCGCCTCCAGCGGCGGGCCATGTATTTGATTCGGAAGGACATCCAGGCCGCCCTGGAGCGCGACCCGGCCGCCCGCTCCAAGGCCGAGGTCATCCTCTGCTACCCGGGCTTCCACGCCATCGTCATGCACCGGCTGGCCCACTTCATCTGGCAGCGCGGGTTCTGCCTTCTCGCGCGCTGGCTGAGCCACATCAGCCGCTTCCTGACCGGCATCGAGATCCACCCCGGCGCCCGGATCGCGGAGGGCTTCTTCATCGACCACGGGATGGGGGTGGTGATCGGCGAGACCTCGATCATCGGGCGCAACTGCACCATCTACCACGGAGTCACTCTGGGGGGCGTGAGCCTCCAGAAGGGGAAGCGCCACCCCACCCTGGAGGAAGGGGTCGTCGTCGGGGTGGGCGCCCGCATCCTGGGCCCCCACGCCATCGGGGCGGGGAGCCGGGTGGGGGCGGGCTCGGTCGTGATCTCGAACGTCCCGCCCGGCTGCACGGTGGTGGGGGTGCCGGCGCGCATCGTCTTCCGGGACGGCGAGGGCAAGCTCGATCAGCCCGTGCCCCTGGCCTTCAACCACCACCTGCTCCCCGACCCCGTCGAGGGGGCCATCCAGGCCCTCAACCTCCGCATCGCCCATTTGGAGCGGGAGCTGGACCAGCTCCACGAGTCGGCGGGCCGCGAGCGGCGGAAGCTGGAATGAGGCGGGTCTATCTCGATCACAACGCCACCACCCCCGTGCGGCCCGAGGTGGCCGAGGCCATGCGGAGGTGCCTGGGCGCCCTGTTCGGCAACCCCAACAGCATCCACTCCTTCGGGCGCGAGGCGCGCGCCGCGGTGGAGGAGGCACGCGCCCAGGCGGCCGCCCTCATCGGCGCGGAGCCCGAGGAGATCCTCTTTACCTCGGGCGGCACCGAGAGCGACAACCTGGCCCTGCGCGGCGCCCTGGCCGCGGCGGGGGGCGGGGGGCACATCGTCACCACGGCGGTCGAGCACCACGCCGTCCTCGACACCTGCAAGGCCCTCGAATCGGACCGGCTCCAGGTCACCTACGTCCCGCCGGACAAGGCCGGCCGGGTGGCGGCCGGGGACGTCGCCGGCGCCATCCGCCCGGACACCCGCCTCGTCTCCGTCATGTGGGGGAACAACGAGGTGGGCACCCTCCAGCCCGTCCGGGAGATCGCGGCGCTCTGCCGGGAGCGGGGCGTCCCATTCCACACCGACGCCGTGCAGGCGCTGGGCAAGGCCGGGATCGACGTGCGGGCGCTGGGGGCGGACTTCCTCTCGGCGAGCGCCCACAAGATCAACGGCCCGAAGGGCGCGGGCTTCCTCTACGTGCGGAAGGGCGCAAGGCTCGCCCCGCTCCAGACCGGGGGGGGCCAGGAGCGGGATATCCGGCCCGGCACCGAGAACGTCCCGGGCATCGTGGGGCTGGGCGAGGCCTGCCGGCTGGCCCGCGAGGAGGGACCCGCGCTCGCCCGCTCCCTCGCCGCCCTGCGCGGCCGGCTGGAAGCCGAGGCCTGCGAGCGCATCCCGGACACGGTGGTGAACGGGGACCCGGACCGCCGCCTGCCCGGGACGGCCAACCTGAGCTTCCCCGGCGCCGAGGGGGAGACCCTGCTCATCCGGCTGGACCTCGAGGGGATCGCCGTGAGCACGGGCTCGGCCTGCAGCGCGGGCTCGACCGAGCCCAGCCACGTCCTCCTGGCCATGGGCCTCCCGATGGAGGTGATCCGGGGGTCGCTGCGCTTCAGCCTGGGGTGGGGCAGCACCGATGCGGACGTGGACCGCCTCCTGGAGGTGTTGCCCGAGGCCGTCCGTCGGGTGCGGGCCATGGCTCCCCGGGAGAAAGCGCGGTGACGGCCTACAAGGACGAGCACCACTACAACGAAACCGTCCTCGCCCACATCGCCGAGCCCCACAACGTCGGCACGATCGAGAACGCGGACGCCGTGGGCCGGGGCACAAACCCGGCCTGCGGGGACGAGGTGACGCTCTACCTGCGCTTCGAGGGGGGCAAGGTCGCGGAGGCCAAGATGGAGATCCTGGGCTGCGGGGCCATCACGGCCTCGATGAGCAGCCTGACCGACCTGGCGCGCGGCAAGACGCCCGAGGAGCTGATGGCCCTGACCGCCGAGGAGATCGCCCTGAGCGTGGGCGGGCTCCCCCGCCACAAGCGCCACTGCGCCCAGCTCGCCCAGCGCGTGCTGCGGGACGCCTTGAGGGGGCGGGGGTAGGGGCGCACGGCCGTGCGCCCCTACATTCATCCGTTGCAAGGG
The Candidatus Tectomicrobia bacterium genome window above contains:
- a CDS encoding aminopeptidase, which gives rise to MIKYNMAPTARRLVEQVLAVKPGERAILVTDPDRPASITEALAHALSGAGAKLAIMHMPPHQMGGVDPLPQVGAAMAASDVVVLQTSFATVHTDTARAALKKGARILDMWGWREDMMVAGGALADYDEVARTTRKLSDILTRAKRGRFTTPEGSDMRFSLEGRTCFPLVGVARNPGEFTAVPDGEAAMSPVEGSAEGVMVNPFSIERKDLGFVKEPIRLEVRGGKVASITGSPAAERFWRLLEEYGELAKNVAEFAIGTNPACRARETMREAKKAWGTCHMAVGDSGSIGGKVVAPLHVDMIFDRPTVWADDQVIVKDGKITV
- a CDS encoding NUDIX hydrolase; this translates as MPGLKTPYLTVDVIIEMEGGVVLIERKNPPPGWALPGGFVDYGETLEEAAVREAKEETSLDVELLRQFHAYSDPRRDARQHNVTVVFLARPVGGALRGRDDARRAAVFRREDLPPLAFDHGEILRDYFEGRYP
- the cysE gene encoding serine O-acetyltransferase, yielding MYLIRKDIQAALERDPAARSKAEVILCYPGFHAIVMHRLAHFIWQRGFCLLARWLSHISRFLTGIEIHPGARIAEGFFIDHGMGVVIGETSIIGRNCTIYHGVTLGGVSLQKGKRHPTLEEGVVVGVGARILGPHAIGAGSRVGAGSVVISNVPPGCTVVGVPARIVFRDGEGKLDQPVPLAFNHHLLPDPVEGAIQALNLRIAHLERELDQLHESAGRERRKLE
- a CDS encoding cysteine desulfurase — translated: MRRVYLDHNATTPVRPEVAEAMRRCLGALFGNPNSIHSFGREARAAVEEARAQAAALIGAEPEEILFTSGGTESDNLALRGALAAAGGGGHIVTTAVEHHAVLDTCKALESDRLQVTYVPPDKAGRVAAGDVAGAIRPDTRLVSVMWGNNEVGTLQPVREIAALCRERGVPFHTDAVQALGKAGIDVRALGADFLSASAHKINGPKGAGFLYVRKGARLAPLQTGGGQERDIRPGTENVPGIVGLGEACRLAREEGPALARSLAALRGRLEAEACERIPDTVVNGDPDRRLPGTANLSFPGAEGETLLIRLDLEGIAVSTGSACSAGSTEPSHVLLAMGLPMEVIRGSLRFSLGWGSTDADVDRLLEVLPEAVRRVRAMAPREKAR
- a CDS encoding response regulator, yielding METQWEAPSIGGNGPGMKRVLIVDDDMRSRLLLMAMVEYMGHEAEDARDGFEALAKVRLGFDLVLLDIVMPGIDGFEVVRQLREDPETADLPVLMVTGMDSKEERIRSIRVGANDFISKPVDSTELSVRMSFLLKMKEAQDEIKRTRAELQEMLEKRTSILRKSLEEMANAQRMAHEAQLETIHRLAVAAELKDKDTGAHIKRMSRFSSLVARGLGLPPGEVEMVFRASPMHDVGKLGIPDKNLLKPGRLDEEEWRVMKQHTVIGSRILGGSSSDLLRAGEVIALSHHERWDGSGYPAGLREEEIPLWGRICAVADVFDALTSPRPYKKAFPNEEAYALMQEGRGTHFDPRVLEVFFDRLEEVEEIQARHRDEELLCGLEG
- a CDS encoding iron-sulfur cluster assembly scaffold protein; amino-acid sequence: MTAYKDEHHYNETVLAHIAEPHNVGTIENADAVGRGTNPACGDEVTLYLRFEGGKVAEAKMEILGCGAITASMSSLTDLARGKTPEELMALTAEEIALSVGGLPRHKRHCAQLAQRVLRDALRGRG